Sequence from the Bubalus kerabau isolate K-KA32 ecotype Philippines breed swamp buffalo chromosome 17, PCC_UOA_SB_1v2, whole genome shotgun sequence genome:
ctatctaggttggacataactttccttccaaggagtaagcgtcttttaatttcatggctgcaatcaccatcctcagtgattttggagcccagaaaaataaagtctgacactgtttccactgtttccccatctatttcccatgaagtgatgggaccagatgccatgatcttcgttttctgaatgttgagctttaagccaactttttcactctcctctttcactttcatcaagaggctttttagttcctcttcactttctgccataagggtggtgtcatctgcatatctgaggtttttgatgtttctcccggcaatcttgattccagcttgtgctttttccagcccaacgtttctcatgatgtactctgcacataagttaaataagcagggtgacaatatacagccttgacgtactccttttcctatttggaaccagtctgttgttccatgtccagttctaactgttgcttgctgacctgcatataaaaatgaataaatggttCAATTTACTACCTATGCAGTGCCATTAAATATCCAGTTTACTGGCTCCAAGTCACATGAAATAAAGAGAGAGCAGTATGTAACTTTATTAAAAGGGTCAAGAACCACATTGTTGAGAATAAAGTGTGATAGGAGAGCACTCAAAATATAATGCAAAGGATGTCATAATAAgtattacagaatattaatgTGTCTTTTTATACAAAAGTAACTTTTGAGCCTTTAACATAAGACATGCACTATTTTAAGCCATCTAacaatcttttaaaagaatttgatCCCtcaccatggatcaaacctgtgacccccTACACtacagggcagattcttaaccactggacaacgaGGGGAAGGCCCTgaaatgaaagaattaaaaaacttttttctatgttttaaattatgaaagtatgataacacatttataggagacttggaaaatacagaacaaggttacatagaatgccactatatattacaattgttTTTCAAGTAGATaacttaagatttttagttggagttacaatatcaagctctcaaaaattaacagaatgaataGACATAGTAGTAGGACACAGTAGACATGAAGAGCATGAGAAATCGATTCatcataattaagatttatacaattttcacacaacagtaggataaaAATCACGCAATTCCCATAGACTACAAACTAGTCCCAAAGACTAAAACGTTGATATAGTGCTGTGTATTTTGGCGTCTAGTATTACTGCCAGAAGTCTAGAACATTTATTATCTTAGTgattgaaagatttttaaaagaagagattGTGATATTAAAGGAAGAGAAGTTTACATCTATTACACTATTCATTATGTCATGTATCATACTGCATATTCTGTAAGTTCCATTTCCATGCATATGTTCGATAAAAACATACACAATATTCGAGGTGACTGGGCAAGCATTTCCTTAGCAGAAACTAGAATGAAGAAACAAGAACAGTCCAACCAATGGAGGTGAGTTAATTCTGCGCAAACATAGTGTGCACCTAAAGAATCCACAGTATCATAAAGTAGGGAGACCAGGATTTCCGAATGAAGTTCCTGACTGGATGAGCAGAATCGTCCTAGGGAAGTGAGGCTGGCAGGTGTTTGCCAGAGTCTGAGCACTTTAAGCCCCGGGgtaccacaactagtgagccctcATTCCATAATGAAAGAatccactgtaatgagaagcccacacaccgcaaccagATAAAGCCcgcaagcagcaacaaagacccagcctagttaaaaaataaaataaaaacataataaggAAGATGATAGAACTATAAATGACAAGTACTCGTTAATGCAAGAGGGAAACAAGTTAAAAACAATGAACAAGAAAGACTTTGCATGGGGGGGAGGGAGAAGGACACTGGGAAAACTCTACAAACCAGTAGAGAAGCTGGAGGACCTATGTGGGAACCATATTTTACTGCTTTCTCAGAAATATCTCCAGGAATTTAATCTTACTCATTCCCTCTTCCTTGCTTGCTCCCCTACTCCAGTCCTTCAATTAGACGTTCTGGTTGACACATCAGCATTAGCTAGGTGCAGATCTGCATGCAAAACAAGCCACCTTATCTTCAAAGACATTTCTTTACAACTCTCCTGTGATTACCTCCAGACCTCCACAAGGAAGCTTCCTTAATCCCAGAGTTCTGGTCTCTGTCTGGCTTTACTGCTCGTAGTTAAAAGATAGTAAGATAAATTATCAATAAATATGTGCTCAGCATTTTCTTAAAGTTGCTCTTCTGCGAGCTCTCCCTGCATTGTCTCTCATATTCCTGTGTGTTTGTGAGAATTATTCAGTGCGAAATTGCCACAGACCTAAGACATTGCCTATCCTGAAAATACTGAAATGAAGAGTGTAGGAGTTTATGACAATTTCCTGGCCTTTGACGCCACAGCTCATTGAGACTGAGGAATAGAAGACTCCCAATTCCCGTGTGTACCCTCCaaaggaaatgcaaaacaaaatcaCACTGAGATATTACCTCAGTCCTACTGGAACAGCTGTCACCAggatggaggggatatatgtctaCTTATGGCTGAATCAAActgttttatggcagaaaccaatacaacactgtaaagcaatcattctCCAATCAAAAAATCCAGAGATTCCCGGAATCAAACTTCTAAGGTGCGTGCACCCAtgcatacgcacacacacatacacaaagacaaGAGATGACAAGTGTTATCATGAATGTGGAGGAAATGGAACTCTAATAATTATACTGCAGCATGTGAATTGGTGTACCAACTTTGAGAAATAGTTTAAGGttcctaaaaatatatttttacgtGGTTAAGACTTGAGCTTCCAATGCATGTggtatgggttcaattcctggtcagaaaCTAAGATCTGGCTCGCTGTATAGCAtagctaaatatatatatcatataatgcATCATTTCCATTATGAAATCATTGTCTTAGAAAGATacctgcactcccatgttcattactgaactacttacaatagccaagacatgaaaacaatctaagtgtccaacAGACAACAGATAAAATCTGAAAAAGGACAAAATCTAGCAACTATACCAACATATTTGGATACTGCAAATATTTGCTCAGTACATTATTCAGAAATAAAGACCCTCACTTAAATAAAGACCTCAGTAAAAcacagtattaaaaagaaaaaaaaaagagtcaaactaACAGAAACAAAGTAGGTATCATGGTTTGTAGAATGAGGAGATATTAGTCAAAAGAATATATTTCTAGTTGTAACTGGAAGGAGTTATAAGAATCAAATTATAGTATGGTGAATATACTTATCAACACTctgatatataattataataagtGATCCTCACCCACAGAGACCAGGTTCCTATAGATCTCCCACATCATATCCCTATACAGGGCCCTCTGAGCAGGGTCCAGGCATTCCCATTCCTCCTGAGTGAATTCGATGGCCACATCCTTGAATGTCAACTGTTCCAATAAGGAAACACATTTCAGAAAGGGGTCATGAGAAGAGTTCTTATTGTCACAAAAAactgaggaggagggaggggtgagAATCATTTCAGTTGAAGTATGTTCTCTGACAGATTGACATATGTATCTGGAGCAAATTATGGGTACCTAATTTTAATTCCTCATGctttttcataaaattatgaTATCCTCCAGTTAAAGCAGATTTTTCATATTTGTGGGCAATAtatgaaacacacagaaaaaaattcaacaaaggTTTATCTAAGCAGAAGTGTTATCTATTATGTTTTACATAATAAGTGATATTCCTTATCTAAATGACTTACAGTATAATtggcatcttttttattttattttatttttattttaacttctttattAAGGTGGATACACATTCTCATATTAACAATTCTTGTGAACAAAAGCAACCAAAATAAGGCGATAGTAAGATGTGCTTCGCATAAAAACAATCAAGTGGCTAAGAGGAGATCTGGCCCTGTACAACAGAAAGATTAGGAAGCAAAACGTGAGTAAGTCGAATAATTCCAGAAGCTACCCAAATGTGTGAGCAAAGACAGCACACCCATAATATAGCTCACTTAGGTTCCTTCTTTATGACGCATAATTCCTTAATTATCCATTTGTGAAATAAGAACAAACATTAAGAAATGTGAAATCCAAATTGcattcattttcacaatatcaATACTAAACTCAAGACAGCAACTTCATtgaatataaatgtttcaaaagTAAAAggcaatcttaatttttttttttatcctatgAATAGGGTCTGCAAAAAAAGGTAGATTATTTTACTGTACTTGCAGGAGATTAGGTCTCAGCCTGCACGGAAGGAGCATAAGCAACAAAAGACAACAAACAAATACTACTAGGAGTAATGCCCATACATATCGAACTATCTAGGTGAACCATGTTTTACTTATGTAGCAAATCTATTAAATAACCAGCATATGGAAGCTTACACCTCATGCGAGGGAATTACCAAATTAACTATACATCTATTAGAAATCTCTAAACCCCACTCCCCAAACAATTTTAGTACACCTACCAAGTACTGTAGGtcatttagaaaaacagaaataatacgtCAGCCTTTGTAATTAAGCATTTTTCATAACATATAAACAGTGTTCAGATATAAACTGTTAACTAAATGTTTTTTCTAAATATGATTTATGTAATCAAGACTTTCTTAAACAAAGACACGTCTTAGGAATATGATCTGTACAAACTTACAGTAGTGTAATATTCCAAAAGAGATTTTCTTCTTATTATGATATGACAATAAAACTCTTTTCTGAGTGAAGATATACGTTAAGCCTTAAGGTGTAAACACTTTGGAAGGAAAACAACTTAGTGAAGAAATTACcgttcatttaaaaatgtgtatcatCTCATAATAGGCCCCTGAATTTTCAAATTCACATGTGAGAATACCTTTACATCTTAAATTCCTAGGAAAGGCACCAGCTTTATGTAAAAAAGCAGCAAAATTTTAAACCCACCAATTTACTGAAAAAGCCATTACTTTTATTAGAAACAAAAAATGCTTCTCAAGGTGTTGGCCACAGGTCATAGTACAGACATTTATTTCATACAGTGTACTTCTCCCTTCAATTATATTCCAGTTGGAGGAGGAATACCTCCTTGAGAAGTAGAAGTGTTTGATGGACTGTGAAAGCTGGTCTCCTTGTACACAAACCATGCATTTCCTCCCCAAAGTATCATATTCAGAAAGCCAAAGATCACAGACACGTTTAGGGATCCCATACTAGTCACAGAGACAAACTGGCACATCACTCCTTGAACATTACAAGTCTTAAGTTCCTGGACAATACTGGAACCGGTAGCTGCTTTAATGTCTGTAAGAGCTTTAGCCCAGGCTGAAGTGCTCACCAACCACAAAAAAGTCACAACAATAGTAATTACAAAGTCAGTCATGGTAAGCTTTCGACTATCACGATACAGGTTTGTGAAACCAACATACAGCAGAAGAGCAGCAATGCAGTACAGGAAGACAAAGACTGCAAAAGTAACATAGAACTGCTCAGAAGAGGAGTAATCTCCAATAAGGACATAATTTTTCCATTCTACACCACAGACATTTCCACCTTGAGGTGCCTGAAATGATGCTTCATTCAACCTGAATGGATAACCAAAAGCAGCTCTAATCGTTTTATTCTCAGGACCTGTAGCACAAGACACTTGAATTTCTGTTTTGCCCTTAAAACCTCCACAGGTAGCAAAAGCAAAGATAGAAGCAATCCACTCGAGGACTTTGATGAAgccgagaggctccttgagcggGTTGAGGTTGAGCTGGAAGGAGGACATCctctgagggaaggagggaaagagtgTTAGGCGGAGGAGGAGGGGGACCGACCAGACAGAGCTCCACGGCCGCGAGGAAGGCTATAATTGGCATCTTAAGAGAGGACAAAATtgagacatccctggtggtcaggtggttaagactccacatttcactgtaggggacacagattcaatactcctttggggaactaagatgccacatgctgcatggcatggccaaaaatttaaATAGAGAGAGATGACAAGGTCCACAGTAGAATTTTTACAAAGTGTAAATATTAAGTGACAAAGATGATAAGAATAGCAATAACTTAAGGTGTCCAAATACTTTCTAGATATTAAGCATTACTCTAAATGCTTCATATGTAAGATTTTTTGcatgtggaccattttcaaagtctttattgaatttactaTTATATTACTTCCattctatgttttgttttttttgtcagCATGTACAAAGAAAAACGATTCCATAAGAAAACTACTACTCCAAAAAACAATTTTAGGGACGTCCCTgcaggtccagtggctaagactctgagctcccaatgcacgGAGcccaggtcccatccctggtcagggaactacattccACATGCCAATTAAAAGAACCCACAAGCCATAATGAAGATGGATCTTGCAACTAAGCGGCACAgccaaatgcataaataaatactttttttttttttaaaaaaaagaaactttaggaAAGCTGTAGCAtaagaaatcaacactgaaaaAATCAGTTGCAATTGTATACACAATTAACAATGTCAACTGGAAATTAgagaaaaattctatttattataACATCAAGAGgtagaatatttatgaaatattggcaaaaatattagcaaagaaGGTAAAAGACTTATACACTGAATACTGCCAAACATTGCTAAAAGAAGTCCATGGAAACACACATAAAAGAAACTCTGTATTCAGGAACTGACAGGATTCTTAAAATGATCACAATACTCaaaattttctgtgtgtgtgtgatcagtcaATTCAGtaatgttctactctttgtgaacctgttgactatagcctgccaggctcctctgtccatgggattctccaggcaagaatactggagtggtttgccatgccctcctccaggggatcttcccaatccagagatcaaacccacatatcttGTGTCTctgcctgcactggcaggtaggttctttaccactagcactacctgggaagccctaaagtttTCTACAGACACAATGAAATACCTATTAAAATTTGAATGGCAATGTTTGTAGTAATAGAACAAATCATGTGAAAATTCCTATAGAATCTCAAGAGACCcctaaatagccaaaacagtcttccAAAAGGAATTGGAGGCCAACACTTTTAGATGTGAAAAATGCTGAAATCATCTGGGATGTGGTACAGGCATAAACAAATATACAGAAGCCAGTGGAGCAAATCAGAAAGCACAGAAATAACCCTT
This genomic interval carries:
- the LOC129631058 gene encoding synaptophysin-like protein 1 gives rise to the protein MSSFQLNLNPLKEPLGFIKVLEWIASIFAFATCGGFKGKTEIQVSCATGPENKTIRAAFGYPFRLNEASFQAPQGGNVCGVEWKNYVLIGDYSSSEQFYVTFAVFVFLYCIAALLLYVGFTNLYRDSRKLTMTDFVITIVVTFLWLVSTSAWAKALTDIKAATGSSIVQELKTCNVQGVMCQFVSVTSMGSLNVSVIFGFLNMILWGGNAWFVYKETSFHSPSNTSTSQGGIPPPTGI